GTCCTTTGGCTCGTAGGCCCAGGGCCACATCGACCGCCGTCAGGCCGGTGCCGATCACCGCGACCGAGCTGTCGTCATCGAGCTCGAACAGCTTGTGCGCCACCGGATAGGGGTCGGCGATGAAGTTCTCGGCACCGGCCAGACCGTAGACGTCGGTGGGCGTGCCGGCGCCCGTCGCCAGGATCGCGTAGTCCACAACCTGGGTCTGGTCGGCGGACTGGACCGCGAGCCGGCCGTCGGGCAGTTGCCGGATCTCAGACACCAGCTCGCGGACGAATGTCACCCGCCAGCCACGGCGGCCCAGTGACATGAGCGCCTGCCGCGCCGACTGCTCGAGGTAGTCGCCGTACACGGCTCTGGGAATGAAGACGCTGCCGGACAGCTCGTCGGTGAGGACCGACTTCTCGAGCATGATTTCTCGAGCTTGGAGCCAGTTCATCAGATGGTGGGGGTCATCAGCGACCACCGACATGTCGGTGGGCACCGAATTGACCCGGACGCAGTCATCGTCTGGCTGGTAGGCCCGCCCTCGCCAGAGATACCTGGACGGGTCGTAGATGAACAGCTCGCCCGGGTCTAGGTCGTCTCTTTTGTCGAGCGCGGCCAGGAACGACACCGCGGATGCTCCGGCACCCACCACCGAGATTGAGATTCCCGTCACTCGATCATCTCCATCCTCGGTGTCCAGGGCATCGGCGATTGTTCCTGCGTAAGTTTACGAATCCGTCCGAATTGTGATGTGCAGAGCGCGCCTTGGCTCTGACGTATTTGCGCATGACTACTACGGGCGGGGCCCCATGACTACTGGCGGCGGGGCTGCATGACTACTGGCGAAAACATTTTCACAATCAGCGCCGAAGGTGCGTGGACGGGCCACAGCGCGTGCGCGGATAGGCAATTCGACGCGCTCTGCGAATGCGAATCTGTCACCGTGCAGAAACCAGCAGCCCTGCCGCCGACCTCGGGCGTCGCCGACGTGAGGGACGTCATGCGCTCCATCGTCACCGGCGTCTGCCTGGCTACCACCTACCGTGAGACGCCCGAAGGCCTCGAGCATGACGCGCAGACGGTCAACTCGTTGACCGAGGTCTCCATGTCCCCGCCGCTGGTGTCGATCTGCCTTCCCAGGGACTCACCCTTTCTCCAGGACCTGCGAAGCTCGCTGAGCTGGGGCATCTCGATCCTCGACGTGTGCGGCGACGACATCGCGGTGCAGTTCGCTCAGGACCGGCCGGCCCGGGCATCGGCACTGGCCGGCCTGGGGTTGACACCGGCTCCCCGAACCGGAGCGCTGGTCATGCCGGGGCGGAGCTGGCTGGAGTGCGAGCTGTTCCGATGCGTCGACGCAGGTGATCACACCGTCGTCATCGGCGAGGTCCTGAGCGCGCAGCTGGCCGTCGGCAGGCCGCCGCTGATCTACCTGGACGGGCAGTTCCGTGTCGCGTGACCTGTCGCGGTCCCCGGCGGACGGCGCGGCATCAGCTACCGACACAGAAGGGCAAGCCATGACTTCGCTCGACACCGAGCAGGAGACCAAGGGCGCCTGGGAGGCGCTGCTCAGCTCCGTCGTCGGCCCGGAGCGGGTGACGGCCGGAGCTCAAGCGCAGGAGCTCATCGCCCAGACGGCGAGCATGTCCGCGCCCAGATCGGTGCCGGTGCTGGTTCGGCCGCAGCACCCCGAGCAGGTAGCGGCCATCCTGAGCCACGCCAGCACCGAGGCCTCCGCCCTGCCGGTGCACGCGTTCAGCACTGGCCGCAGCTGGGGCATGGGCTCGCGGCTGCCGGCCGTCGGCCCGGTGACAGCGCTGGACCTGTCCGACCTGCGGCAGATCCGCGAGTTGGACACCGAGCGCGGATTCGCCGTCATCGAGCCCGGCGTCAGCCAGATGGAGCTGTCCACCGCGCTCGCCGGCAGCGATCGAATGATCAACGTGACGGTGTCCTCGGCGCACACCAGCTTCATCGGCAACATGCTCGACCGAGGGGTGGGCCTGCGGCACCAGCGCACCGAGGACGTGCTCGGCCTGGAGGTGGCGCTGCCCAGCGGCGACCTCGTCCGGCTGGGGTGGTGGCCCGAGAACGGCCGTGCCGCGGTGTACCGGCACGGGCTCGGACCGGATCTGCTGCCGGCATTCACGCAATCGAACCTGGGCGTGGTCACCGCTGCGGTCATCAAGCTGTTGCCCCGTCCAGAGGCCTCTCGGCTGATCCAGTTCGGAGTGCCGGCGGATCTGCTTGAGCCGGCGATGGAAGAGGTCCGTCGCTGGGTGACCCAAGGCATGGCCAGCGGCGTGGTGAAGGTCTACAACCCGGCAGCCGCTGTCCCCTACGGCGCGAAGTCCGAAAGCTATCTGGTCCACGTGGTGGTGGACGGCGTGGCGGCCTACGTCGACGCCGTCAGCGACGTGCTGGTGCGCCGGGCCCGCGAATGCGGGTTCTTCGACGATGTCGACCTGGCGGCCAACGCGGCGCGCACCCCGCAACAGCGTGACGTCGACGCCGAAGTGCAGGCCAGCTACCTCGGTGAGCTCGATTCCTCGGACCGGCTGTTCACGGCGAAGATGGGCGTGCCCGTCCCAGACATCGACACCAGCGTCGGCTTCCTGATGTTCCTTCCCCTGATCCCGTTTCGGGGAAGAGACATCCGAGCCGTGTCCGATCTGATTTCCGA
The sequence above is drawn from the Jatrophihabitans sp. genome and encodes:
- a CDS encoding flavin reductase family protein, translating into MQKPAALPPTSGVADVRDVMRSIVTGVCLATTYRETPEGLEHDAQTVNSLTEVSMSPPLVSICLPRDSPFLQDLRSSLSWGISILDVCGDDIAVQFAQDRPARASALAGLGLTPAPRTGALVMPGRSWLECELFRCVDAGDHTVVIGEVLSAQLAVGRPPLIYLDGQFRVA
- a CDS encoding FAD-binding oxidoreductase, encoding MTSLDTEQETKGAWEALLSSVVGPERVTAGAQAQELIAQTASMSAPRSVPVLVRPQHPEQVAAILSHASTEASALPVHAFSTGRSWGMGSRLPAVGPVTALDLSDLRQIRELDTERGFAVIEPGVSQMELSTALAGSDRMINVTVSSAHTSFIGNMLDRGVGLRHQRTEDVLGLEVALPSGDLVRLGWWPENGRAAVYRHGLGPDLLPAFTQSNLGVVTAAVIKLLPRPEASRLIQFGVPADLLEPAMEEVRRWVTQGMASGVVKVYNPAAAVPYGAKSESYLVHVVVDGVAAYVDAVSDVLVRRARECGFFDDVDLAANAARTPQQRDVDAEVQASYLGELDSSDRLFTAKMGVPVPDIDTSVGFLMFLPLIPFRGRDIRAVSDLISEADRAQCGVTFNAIDDDVIDCVVTVRFERTPESRQVAHEVLGQLVADLAQRGYQPYRLGIDQAEDFTKLVHPNVRELVEKVRKAIDPTGVIAPGRYS